In a genomic window of Nostoc sp. UHCC 0870:
- the rfbF gene encoding glucose-1-phosphate cytidylyltransferase translates to MKAVILAGGLGTRLSEETSIRPKPMVEIGGKPILWHIMKTYSVHGINDFIICCGYKGYIIKEYFANYFLHMSDVTFDMRFNQMNVHSGYAEPWRVTLVNTGDNTMTGGRLKRVREHLGNETFCFTYGDGVSNVNITELIKLHQEQKTLATLTAVQPAGRFGAISLGHEQTKITSFKEKQDGDGAWINGGYFVLEPAVIDFIADDATAWEKEPLEKLAELDQLSAFKHNGFWQPMDTLRDKNYLEELWKNNQAPWKVW, encoded by the coding sequence ATGAAAGCGGTGATTTTGGCTGGAGGGCTGGGTACACGTCTCAGTGAAGAAACCAGCATCAGACCGAAGCCAATGGTTGAGATTGGTGGTAAACCAATTCTCTGGCACATTATGAAAACTTATTCTGTCCACGGCATTAATGATTTTATTATTTGTTGTGGTTATAAAGGTTACATCATTAAGGAGTATTTTGCTAACTACTTCTTGCATATGTCTGATGTAACTTTTGATATGCGATTTAATCAAATGAATGTGCATTCGGGTTATGCTGAACCTTGGCGTGTCACCCTAGTTAATACAGGTGATAACACTATGACAGGTGGACGCTTAAAGCGCGTTCGAGAACATCTTGGTAATGAAACTTTTTGCTTTACTTATGGCGATGGTGTCAGTAATGTTAATATTACCGAACTAATTAAGTTACACCAAGAACAAAAGACCCTAGCAACACTCACAGCAGTTCAACCAGCAGGACGTTTTGGGGCAATTTCTCTAGGACATGAACAAACTAAAATTACTAGCTTTAAAGAAAAGCAAGACGGGGATGGTGCTTGGATTAATGGTGGTTATTTCGTATTAGAACCAGCAGTTATTGATTTTATTGCTGATGATGCTACAGCTTGGGAGAAAGAACCATTAGAAAAGTTAGCAGAATTAGACCAGTTATCTGCTTTCAAACACAATGGTTTTTGGCAACCAATGGATACCTTAAGAGACAAAAATTATCTAGAAGAGCTATGGAAAAATAATCAAGCTCCTTGGAAAGTTTGGTAA
- a CDS encoding NAD(P)H-dependent oxidoreductase, with translation MIIIDRALQARAAAGNPVRVGMIGAGFMGRGIANQIINSVPGMELVAIFNRSIDQAQRAYQEAGIEEIQVVNSVGELETAIAQGQYAITEDAKLICQAEGIDAIIEVTGAVEFGAHIVMEAIAHHKHIIMMNAELDGTVGSILKVYADKAGVILSACDGDQPGVEMNLYRFVKSIGLTPLLCGNIKGLQDPYRNPTTQEGFAKRWGQKAHMVTSFADGSKISFEQAIVANATGMKVAKRGMLGYDYTGHVDEMTNMYDVEQLKELGGIVDYVVGAKPGPGVFVFATHDDPKQQHYLNLYKLGEGPLYSFYTPYHLCHFEVPLSVARAVLFQDAVMSPLGEPIVDVVATAKIDLKAGETLDGIGYYMTYGQCENSPIVQQQNLLPMGLAEGCRLKRDIPRDQVLTYDDVELPESRLCDQLRAEQNKYFAPEKVLATVS, from the coding sequence ATGATTATTATCGATCGCGCCCTACAAGCTCGTGCTGCTGCTGGTAATCCCGTAAGAGTGGGGATGATTGGTGCTGGTTTTATGGGTCGGGGAATTGCCAACCAAATCATTAATTCTGTCCCTGGGATGGAGTTGGTAGCTATTTTCAACCGGAGTATTGACCAGGCTCAACGCGCTTATCAAGAAGCTGGGATTGAAGAAATTCAGGTTGTGAATAGTGTCGGCGAATTAGAAACTGCGATCGCTCAAGGTCAGTATGCTATTACCGAAGATGCTAAACTCATCTGTCAGGCGGAAGGCATCGATGCCATTATCGAAGTGACTGGTGCAGTGGAATTTGGCGCACATATCGTCATGGAAGCGATCGCCCATCATAAACATATTATTATGATGAATGCCGAACTGGACGGCACTGTAGGCTCTATTCTCAAAGTCTACGCTGATAAAGCCGGCGTGATTCTCTCCGCTTGTGATGGCGACCAACCAGGGGTAGAGATGAACCTTTACCGCTTTGTTAAAAGTATTGGTCTGACTCCCCTATTGTGCGGTAACATCAAAGGCTTACAAGACCCCTACCGCAACCCTACTACCCAAGAAGGATTCGCCAAGCGTTGGGGACAAAAAGCCCACATGGTGACAAGCTTTGCTGATGGTTCAAAGATATCATTCGAGCAGGCGATCGTTGCTAACGCCACAGGAATGAAAGTTGCTAAACGGGGAATGTTGGGCTACGACTACACGGGTCATGTAGATGAAATGACCAATATGTACGATGTCGAACAACTCAAAGAACTAGGTGGCATTGTAGATTATGTAGTCGGTGCAAAACCCGGCCCTGGCGTATTCGTCTTTGCAACCCATGACGACCCCAAACAACAGCACTACCTTAACCTCTACAAATTAGGTGAAGGCCCTCTCTATAGCTTCTATACCCCCTATCACCTCTGCCATTTTGAAGTCCCCCTATCTGTAGCCCGTGCAGTGCTATTTCAAGATGCTGTGATGTCTCCTTTAGGTGAACCTATAGTGGACGTAGTAGCCACTGCAAAAATTGACCTAAAAGCCGGGGAAACTCTAGATGGGATCGGCTACTATATGACCTATGGACAATGTGAAAATTCCCCTATCGTCCAACAACAAAACCTGCTACCTATGGGTTTAGCAGAAGGATGTCGTCTCAAACGAGATATTCCCAGAGATCAAGTCCTCACCTACGATGACGTAGAACTACCAGAAAGCAGACTGTGTGACCAACTCAGAGCAGAACAAAACAAATATTTTGCCCCAGAAAAAGTTTTGGCGACAGTTAGCTAG
- the hepC gene encoding heterocyst development glycosyltransferase HepC codes for MTSTIVPTFDHFYPVTQQQQEPRSSQYTLQWRRGQLLVKSFSKFPQPYLPFIDNQQLLIECLKHSPTDLVSIDAKLGKTVLSFWAEACEQADKPIFLRIPSGSKLFKRGNEGAMWLQLIDRVIAGVLLLLLIPIMAVLIMVMQVYSPKSIFTREWRVGEKGKLFRAIKFSTLNQQNNKALGRWLRKSGLEHLPKLWNVLRGEMSLIGTRCWTLEEAITLTVITKSSRFAPIQN; via the coding sequence ATGACAAGTACAATAGTTCCAACTTTTGATCATTTCTATCCTGTAACCCAACAACAACAAGAGCCTCGTTCTTCACAATACACGCTTCAATGGCGGCGAGGTCAACTGTTGGTGAAGTCTTTCAGCAAATTTCCCCAGCCATATTTGCCCTTTATAGATAATCAGCAATTGTTAATAGAATGCTTAAAACATTCACCAACCGATTTGGTAAGTATAGATGCCAAGCTGGGTAAAACTGTGTTAAGTTTCTGGGCTGAGGCTTGTGAACAAGCTGATAAACCCATATTTCTCCGCATCCCCTCTGGCTCTAAATTATTCAAACGAGGTAACGAAGGTGCAATGTGGTTGCAATTAATAGACAGGGTGATTGCTGGCGTATTGCTGCTGTTGTTGATTCCAATCATGGCAGTATTAATCATGGTTATGCAGGTTTATTCACCAAAGTCAATATTTACTCGTGAGTGGCGTGTGGGAGAAAAAGGTAAACTGTTTCGAGCTATCAAATTCTCTACTTTGAATCAGCAAAATAACAAAGCTTTAGGGCGTTGGCTGCGTAAATCGGGTTTAGAACATCTACCAAAATTATGGAATGTATTGCGTGGTGAAATGAGTTTGATTGGAACTCGTTGTTGGACTTTAGAAGAGGCTATCACTCTGACAGTAATTACCAAGTCAAGTCGCTTCGCTCCAATTCAAAATTAA
- the lhgO gene encoding L-2-hydroxyglutarate oxidase, with product MYDFAIVGGGIVGLSTGMALGQRYPQSRILVLEKESQWAFHQTGNNSGVIHSGIYYKPGSFKAKFCRDGRDSMVAFCQEHGIDHEICGKVIVATDDQELPRLETLYQRGVDNGIKVQKISPEEVKEIEPHVSCVGGIRVFSTGIVNYKQVCLKYAELIQQQGGELRLNTKVLKIAPSGGNHVLETNNGNFETRFVINCAGLHSDRIAKLDGVNPKAKIVPFRGEYYELTPEKRYLVKTLIYPVPNPDFPFLGVHFTKMIDGSVHAGPNAVLSLKREGYHKTDFDLKDFAEVMTYPGFWRLAAKHADEGIQEIIRSFSKAAFTRSLQKLIPEVQGSDLVPTHAGVRAQALMDDGKLVDDFLIIPSQNAIHVCNAPSPAATSSLEIGKAIAAQIPARSHLENVVIA from the coding sequence ATGTACGATTTTGCTATTGTCGGTGGGGGAATAGTTGGGCTATCTACAGGGATGGCTTTAGGTCAACGCTATCCCCAGTCCCGAATTTTAGTGTTAGAAAAAGAAAGCCAATGGGCATTTCACCAAACAGGTAATAATAGTGGTGTGATTCACTCTGGAATTTACTACAAGCCAGGGAGTTTCAAAGCAAAGTTTTGCCGTGATGGTAGAGACTCAATGGTAGCATTCTGCCAAGAGCATGGCATTGATCATGAGATTTGTGGCAAGGTAATTGTAGCTACAGATGATCAAGAATTACCACGCCTAGAAACTCTCTACCAACGTGGTGTAGACAACGGCATAAAAGTCCAGAAAATCAGCCCAGAAGAAGTCAAAGAAATTGAACCTCATGTTAGTTGTGTAGGTGGAATTCGAGTTTTTTCCACAGGGATTGTTAATTACAAACAAGTTTGTTTAAAATACGCCGAATTAATTCAACAGCAGGGGGGAGAGTTACGCCTCAATACCAAAGTGCTGAAAATTGCCCCCAGTGGTGGCAATCACGTACTAGAAACTAACAACGGCAACTTTGAAACCCGTTTTGTGATTAATTGTGCCGGATTGCATAGCGATCGCATTGCTAAATTAGATGGAGTCAACCCCAAAGCGAAAATCGTACCCTTCCGGGGCGAATATTACGAACTCACCCCCGAAAAACGGTATCTGGTGAAAACCCTGATTTACCCAGTTCCCAACCCCGATTTTCCTTTCTTGGGCGTTCACTTTACCAAAATGATTGATGGTAGCGTCCATGCAGGGCCGAACGCAGTTCTCAGCCTCAAACGCGAAGGCTACCACAAAACCGACTTCGACCTGAAAGACTTTGCTGAGGTGATGACTTACCCTGGTTTTTGGAGACTCGCAGCCAAACACGCCGACGAAGGTATCCAAGAAATCATTCGTTCCTTCAGCAAAGCAGCTTTTACCAGAAGTCTGCAAAAACTTATTCCCGAAGTCCAAGGGTCGGATTTAGTCCCCACCCATGCAGGGGTACGCGCCCAAGCCTTAATGGATGACGGCAAGCTAGTAGACGACTTTTTGATTATACCTAGTCAAAATGCGATCCATGTTTGCAATGCACCGTCACCGGCAGCCACCTCTTCCCTAGAAATTGGCAAAGCGATCGCCGCACAAATTCCAGCGCGATCGCACTTAGAGAATGTAGTTATTGCATAG
- the hepA gene encoding heterocyst formation ABC transporter subunit HepA: MILKIPKALRNVFKATSLWKDNYLILQELKKFPKIAILAVIFSVLAAAFEGVSIGFLLSFLQSLTSPDAPPVKTGIEWFDILVLGAKEAQINRLYRVSFLILFSTWLRAGFNYFSQVYTELAQLHLGDRLRKSIFEQLQAMQLSYFAKTRSGELVNTITTEIERVKQAFGGSAFLFTRGLTVIVYLISMFVMSWQLTILSTFLFSLLAVGLSNLNARVRESSFGLSVANGNFTSAAVEFINGIRTVHAFGTQDFERDRYNKASNQVLSSATKVIVTWTLVRPIAEAIATTVLVVMILLAFTMFVTQGKLQVSSLLTFFFVLFRLVPFIQDINGTRAFLSSLQGSADTIQNLLRTDDKPYFKNGKIKFNTLKRSIDLVSVDFGYTADNFILHNVTLSIEKGKTTALVGSSGAGKTTLADLIPRFHDATEGYIYLDDIDIKKFDINSLRRKIAVVSQDTFIFNNSVWNNISYGSPEATPEQIKEAANLANALEFILEMPEGFDTQLGDRGVRLSGGQRQRLAIARALLRNPEILILDEATSALDSVSERLIQESLEKLSVGKTVIAIAHRLSTIAKADKVVVLEQGRIIEQGGYQELLELKGKLWKYHQMQHESGHLG; this comes from the coding sequence ATGATTTTGAAAATACCTAAAGCACTGCGAAATGTATTTAAAGCTACTAGCTTGTGGAAAGATAATTATTTGATTTTGCAGGAATTAAAAAAGTTTCCCAAAATAGCAATTTTAGCCGTGATATTTTCTGTACTAGCGGCAGCATTTGAAGGTGTAAGCATCGGATTTTTACTTTCATTTTTGCAAAGTTTAACTAGTCCTGATGCTCCACCGGTCAAGACTGGTATAGAATGGTTTGATATTTTAGTTTTGGGTGCTAAAGAAGCGCAAATTAACCGCTTATATCGGGTTTCCTTTCTAATTTTATTCAGCACTTGGTTACGAGCAGGGTTTAATTATTTTAGCCAAGTATATACAGAATTAGCACAATTACATCTTGGCGATCGCCTGCGAAAGAGTATTTTTGAGCAACTGCAAGCTATGCAGTTGAGTTACTTTGCTAAAACTCGCTCTGGTGAACTAGTTAACACCATTACCACAGAAATCGAAAGAGTCAAGCAAGCTTTTGGCGGTTCAGCATTTTTATTCACTAGGGGTTTGACAGTCATTGTTTATTTAATCTCAATGTTTGTCATGTCCTGGCAGTTAACAATACTTTCGACTTTCTTATTTTCATTGTTAGCAGTTGGCTTATCTAATTTGAATGCCAGAGTTAGAGAAAGTAGTTTTGGATTGTCGGTAGCTAATGGTAATTTTACATCCGCAGCCGTAGAGTTTATTAATGGTATTCGTACAGTCCATGCCTTTGGTACACAAGATTTTGAGCGCGATCGCTACAACAAAGCTAGCAACCAAGTCCTCAGTTCTGCCACTAAAGTTATCGTCACCTGGACACTGGTTAGACCAATAGCAGAAGCTATAGCCACTACTGTTTTAGTTGTGATGATTCTCCTCGCTTTTACTATGTTTGTTACTCAAGGTAAGCTGCAAGTTTCATCTCTGTTAACCTTTTTCTTTGTATTGTTTCGCCTTGTCCCCTTTATTCAAGATATTAATGGTACAAGAGCATTTTTAAGCAGCTTACAAGGTTCTGCTGATACTATTCAAAATCTGTTGAGAACTGATGATAAGCCTTATTTCAAAAATGGCAAAATCAAGTTTAATACCTTAAAGCGATCAATAGATTTAGTATCTGTAGATTTTGGTTACACGGCTGATAATTTCATCTTGCATAACGTTACTCTAAGTATCGAAAAGGGTAAAACTACAGCTTTGGTTGGTTCATCTGGTGCAGGTAAAACAACACTAGCTGATTTAATTCCTCGCTTTCATGATGCGACTGAAGGCTATATTTATTTAGATGATATTGATATCAAGAAATTTGATATTAATTCCCTCCGGCGCAAAATAGCCGTTGTCAGTCAAGACACGTTTATTTTCAACAATTCTGTTTGGAATAATATCAGCTATGGTTCACCAGAAGCTACTCCAGAGCAAATTAAAGAAGCAGCAAACCTAGCTAATGCCTTGGAATTTATTTTAGAAATGCCCGAAGGATTTGACACCCAATTAGGAGATAGAGGTGTACGCTTATCTGGAGGACAAAGACAAAGATTAGCAATTGCACGAGCTTTATTACGTAACCCAGAAATCTTGATTCTAGATGAAGCAACAAGTGCCTTAGATTCTGTTTCTGAACGCTTAATTCAAGAGTCTTTAGAAAAGCTATCTGTTGGTAAAACAGTAATTGCGATCGCTCACAGATTATCTACCATTGCCAAAGCCGATAAAGTCGTAGTCCTAGAACAAGGACGCATCATCGAACAAGGTGGCTATCAAGAACTATTGGAACTCAAAGGCAAACTCTGGAAATATCACCAAATGCAACATGAATCAGGTCATTTAGGGTAA
- the rfbC gene encoding dTDP-4-dehydrorhamnose 3,5-epimerase, with translation MIFTQTELKDAFIIDLEEKSDNRGFFARTFCAQEFANHGLKPAVAQCNLSYNYKKGTLRGMHYQLRPAAETKLIRCIKGAIYDVIIDMRPESPTFLSHIGVELTADNHRALYVPEMFAHGYQALTDDAEVVYQVGEFYTPGYERGLRYNDPFFNIAWPLEVTVISDKDANWPLLENIPIGSPEPVEVVC, from the coding sequence ATGATTTTTACCCAGACAGAACTCAAAGACGCATTTATTATTGACTTAGAAGAAAAGTCAGACAACCGAGGTTTTTTTGCTCGGACTTTCTGCGCCCAAGAATTTGCAAATCATGGTTTAAAACCAGCAGTTGCTCAGTGTAACCTTTCTTATAACTATAAAAAAGGTACATTGCGAGGAATGCACTATCAACTCAGACCCGCAGCCGAAACTAAATTAATTCGTTGCATTAAAGGTGCTATTTATGACGTAATTATTGATATGCGTCCTGAATCACCAACATTTTTATCGCACATTGGTGTAGAACTGACCGCAGATAATCACCGAGCTTTGTACGTACCAGAAATGTTTGCTCACGGTTATCAAGCTCTTACTGATGATGCAGAAGTTGTGTATCAAGTAGGTGAATTTTACACACCTGGATACGAAAGAGGACTACGTTATAACGACCCATTTTTTAATATTGCTTGGCCTTTAGAAGTCACAGTAATTTCTGACAAAGACGCTAACTGGCCATTATTAGAAAATATCCCCATTGGTAGCCCTGAGCCAGTGGAAGTAGTTTGTTAG
- a CDS encoding glycosyltransferase: MKIALVHDYLTQRGGAERVFELLCKRYPEADIFTSLYDPQKTIDVGDRIVNTTFLQKIPGATKYFRLIAPLYFPAFRSLDLQAYDLIISSSTSFAKAVRKRQDAKHVCFCHNVTRFLWDTETYLREYSDYRYFAPLITKVFQLMRDVDLKYAQEPDIYIANSSTVARRIEKIYGKPAMMVNYPIDTSNFVFSDNKDEYYLASARMISYKRLDVIVEAFNWLGWPLLISGDGPERERLEAKALDNIKFLGHVSDSQRKDLFSRAKSVIVAALEDYGLVPVESNASGTPVIAYGAGGVLDTQIHGETGVFFKRQTPESLQTALLESGGISWNYENIRNHAVNNFSEQVFFSKVERIITQALTVSS, translated from the coding sequence ATGAAAATCGCTCTAGTGCATGATTATTTAACCCAGCGTGGTGGAGCAGAGCGGGTCTTTGAATTGCTTTGTAAACGCTATCCAGAAGCAGATATTTTTACATCTTTATATGACCCACAAAAAACTATTGACGTTGGCGATCGCATAGTTAATACAACTTTCTTACAAAAAATTCCTGGTGCAACCAAATATTTTCGCTTAATAGCCCCCTTATATTTTCCTGCCTTTCGGTCGTTAGATTTACAAGCCTACGATTTAATTATTAGTAGTAGTACCAGCTTCGCTAAAGCAGTGAGAAAAAGGCAAGATGCAAAACACGTTTGCTTTTGCCATAATGTCACCCGCTTTTTATGGGATACAGAAACTTATTTACGAGAGTATAGTGATTATCGCTATTTTGCTCCATTAATTACAAAAGTATTCCAATTAATGAGAGATGTAGACCTGAAATATGCTCAAGAACCTGATATTTACATTGCCAATTCCAGCACTGTTGCTCGCCGGATTGAAAAGATTTATGGTAAACCAGCAATGATGGTTAACTATCCCATTGATACGAGTAACTTTGTTTTTTCTGATAACAAAGATGAATACTATTTAGCATCAGCACGAATGATTAGTTATAAGCGACTCGATGTTATAGTTGAGGCATTTAACTGGTTAGGATGGCCGCTATTAATCTCAGGTGATGGGCCAGAAAGAGAACGATTAGAAGCTAAAGCATTGGATAACATTAAATTCTTAGGCCATGTGAGTGATAGCCAACGTAAAGACTTATTTTCTAGAGCAAAATCTGTCATAGTTGCCGCCTTAGAAGATTATGGTTTAGTACCAGTAGAGTCTAACGCTAGTGGTACACCAGTCATTGCTTATGGTGCAGGTGGTGTATTAGACACACAAATACATGGAGAAACTGGAGTCTTCTTTAAAAGACAAACTCCCGAATCATTACAAACAGCATTACTAGAGTCCGGAGGAATCTCCTGGAATTATGAAAATATTCGTAATCATGCCGTGAATAATTTTTCTGAACAAGTTTTCTTTAGCAAAGTTGAACGAATTATTACCCAAGCCTTAACAGTCAGCAGTTAA
- a CDS encoding NAD-dependent epimerase/dehydratase family protein, with translation MKILVTGTEGYLGCLLPSLLAGRGHEVIGIDTGFYKVGWLYNGTPITAKTLNKDIRDITPEELEGVEAIVHMAELSNDPTGQLSPNITYDINHLGSVRLANLAKTMGVRRFVYMSSCSVYGVATEGDVTEASPVNPQTAYAECKTLVERDVTLLADDDFSPTFMRNATAFGASPRMRFDIVLNNLSGLAWTTKEIKMISDGTPWRPLVHALDICKAIACALEAPRDIIHNQIFNVGDTANNYRVKEIAQIIADTFPGCKLSFGDNGADNRSYRVSFEKINSILPGFKCDWDAQRGARQLFDLFSQIDMTEDTFLFRGFTRLKQLEYLIRTEQINQDFFWNIK, from the coding sequence ATGAAAATTTTAGTAACTGGAACAGAAGGGTATCTTGGTTGTTTATTACCCTCTTTGTTAGCTGGACGCGGACACGAAGTAATTGGTATAGATACTGGGTTCTATAAAGTTGGCTGGCTATATAACGGGACTCCAATCACTGCTAAAACCCTTAACAAAGATATCCGCGACATCACCCCCGAAGAGTTAGAGGGTGTAGAAGCGATCGTCCACATGGCGGAACTCTCCAACGACCCCACCGGACAACTATCACCCAACATTACCTACGACATCAATCATTTAGGTTCTGTCCGTCTAGCAAATCTGGCGAAAACAATGGGTGTGCGCCGCTTCGTCTATATGTCTTCCTGTAGTGTCTATGGAGTAGCTACCGAAGGTGATGTCACAGAAGCATCCCCTGTTAATCCCCAAACAGCCTACGCCGAGTGCAAAACTTTAGTTGAACGAGATGTCACACTCCTGGCTGATGACGACTTCTCTCCTACCTTCATGCGGAACGCCACAGCCTTTGGTGCTTCCCCCAGAATGCGCTTTGACATTGTGTTGAATAACTTGTCTGGCTTGGCTTGGACTACCAAAGAAATCAAAATGATCAGTGATGGTACACCTTGGCGGCCATTAGTCCACGCATTGGATATTTGCAAAGCCATAGCTTGCGCTTTAGAAGCACCCCGCGATATTATTCACAACCAAATCTTTAACGTTGGTGATACAGCTAACAACTACCGCGTTAAAGAAATAGCCCAAATCATTGCTGATACCTTCCCCGGATGCAAATTATCCTTTGGTGACAACGGTGCAGATAACCGCAGTTATCGGGTATCCTTTGAGAAAATCAACAGTATCCTACCTGGATTTAAGTGTGATTGGGATGCTCAACGTGGCGCGAGACAGCTATTTGATTTATTCAGCCAAATCGACATGACAGAAGACACTTTCTTATTTAGAGGCTTCACACGGTTAAAGCAACTAGAGTATTTGATTCGTACTGAACAAATCAACCAAGATTTCTTCTGGAATATCAAGTAA
- a CDS encoding GumC family protein, producing MVQTSLSTNIVNSSNDTEPSYGQILAVFIRRFPWFLGAFITTIALAAVITSRTKPTYRSSMQLLVEPNYQGKKDGTRADNLFLEPDVQIDTATQLNLMQSSGLIQKAVDKLKSEYPDITVAEIKNALALEQIRAKDDNVATKIFQVDYTDEDSEKTQKVLTAIRQVYVEYNKDQQNFRLKKGLQVVREQLSKASEEVNAAESNLQRFRRNQNLIDPEAQAKALEDSLNNIEQERRTTRSQYQEAVAKQKSLEEQLNRSPRNALVASRLSQSTRYQGLLNEIQKTELLLAQERLRFTDETPSVQKLKEQLQSQKELLQQEVGRTLGVRSASAFSSGEPLLEQGQFGDIDLNLASQLVDTQTTIVSLTARDQTLAQKENQIRLEIRRFPPLLAYYNRIKPQLQFSRERLEQLLRAEQQLRQELAKGGFNWEVVEEPQIGMKLGPNLKQNLLLGAVVGLMLGGIAAFIREASDDSVRTTAELEKQAALPLLGTTPKLPPARTRESIIKLPFGKPEIPAPWTVEVLQSPPRWESLDLIYKNIELLNSVTTLKSLMISSPMMDEGKSGFALGLAMSAARLHKRVLLIDANLRHPSLHEQLNLPNEQGLSTLLASEITLPHQIGTHSLGSTYIDILTAGPKPVDPANLLSSPRMMELMNAFEENYDLVIIDGSPVLGLVDAMLTASSCRSVVLVASMGKVTRTQIAEATAMLSRLNLIGIVANGVANSGSTYVQYAKEYRFALQQAVEK from the coding sequence GTGGTTCAAACTAGTCTCAGTACCAATATCGTTAATTCCTCTAATGATACAGAACCAAGTTATGGACAAATTCTTGCTGTATTTATTCGCAGATTTCCTTGGTTTTTAGGAGCATTTATCACTACCATCGCTCTAGCGGCTGTCATCACTTCTAGAACCAAACCAACTTACAGAAGTAGTATGCAGCTATTGGTAGAACCAAACTATCAAGGTAAGAAAGATGGAACTAGAGCCGACAATCTATTTCTCGAACCTGATGTGCAGATAGATACTGCCACTCAACTTAACCTGATGCAAAGTTCAGGGTTGATTCAAAAGGCAGTTGATAAACTAAAATCTGAATATCCAGATATTACTGTTGCTGAGATTAAAAATGCTTTAGCCTTAGAGCAAATCAGAGCTAAAGACGATAATGTGGCTACAAAAATTTTCCAAGTAGACTATACAGATGAAGACTCAGAAAAGACTCAAAAAGTATTAACTGCTATTCGTCAAGTATATGTGGAATATAATAAGGATCAGCAGAATTTTCGCCTCAAAAAAGGTCTGCAAGTTGTTAGAGAACAGTTGAGTAAAGCTAGCGAAGAAGTTAATGCAGCTGAATCTAACTTACAAAGATTTCGCAGAAATCAGAACTTAATTGACCCAGAAGCACAGGCAAAAGCTCTAGAAGATAGTTTAAACAATATTGAGCAAGAACGCCGTACTACTCGTTCTCAGTATCAAGAAGCTGTAGCCAAGCAAAAATCTCTGGAAGAACAACTTAATCGTTCTCCTAGAAATGCTTTAGTAGCTTCTCGTCTGAGTCAGTCTACTCGCTACCAAGGCTTACTCAACGAAATTCAAAAAACTGAACTGTTGTTGGCTCAAGAACGCTTACGTTTCACAGATGAGACTCCCAGCGTGCAGAAGCTGAAAGAACAGCTGCAAAGCCAAAAAGAATTATTGCAACAGGAAGTAGGCAGAACATTAGGTGTTAGGTCTGCTAGTGCTTTTAGTTCTGGAGAACCGCTTCTAGAACAGGGACAGTTTGGTGACATTGACCTGAATCTTGCTAGTCAACTAGTAGATACCCAGACAACTATAGTTTCTTTAACTGCCCGTGACCAAACTTTGGCACAGAAAGAAAATCAGATACGTCTGGAAATTAGACGTTTCCCGCCTCTATTGGCTTATTACAATCGGATTAAACCACAGTTACAATTTAGCCGCGAAAGGTTAGAACAGTTGTTGCGGGCAGAACAACAATTACGCCAAGAACTAGCCAAGGGTGGTTTTAACTGGGAAGTTGTAGAAGAACCCCAAATAGGTATGAAGTTGGGGCCAAACCTCAAGCAAAATCTCTTGCTAGGTGCAGTAGTTGGACTAATGTTAGGAGGTATCGCTGCCTTTATTCGAGAAGCATCTGATGATTCTGTTCGCACCACAGCTGAGTTAGAGAAACAGGCTGCTTTGCCTTTGTTGGGAACTACGCCTAAACTGCCCCCTGCTAGAACCAGAGAATCTATCATTAAATTACCTTTTGGTAAGCCAGAAATACCTGCACCTTGGACAGTTGAGGTTTTACAATCTCCTCCTCGTTGGGAATCATTGGATTTAATTTACAAAAATATCGAACTTTTGAATTCTGTCACTACCTTAAAGTCTTTGATGATTTCCTCCCCTATGATGGATGAGGGTAAATCAGGTTTCGCTTTGGGTTTAGCGATGAGTGCGGCTCGGTTACACAAACGGGTACTGCTAATTGATGCTAACTTACGCCATCCTAGTTTGCATGAACAGCTAAATCTGCCCAATGAACAAGGACTTTCTACGCTATTGGCTAGTGAAATCACCTTACCTCATCAGATTGGAACTCATTCTCTTGGCTCAACCTATATCGATATTTTGACTGCTGGCCCTAAACCTGTTGACCCTGCAAATCTTTTGAGTTCGCCCCGGATGATGGAATTGATGAACGCATTTGAGGAGAACTATGATTTGGTAATTATCGATGGGTCACCTGTTCTGGGTTTAGTTGATGCTATGCTCACTGCTTCTTCTTGTCGGAGTGTGGTGTTGGTAGCCAGTATGGGTAAGGTTACGCGCACCCAAATTGCTGAAGCTACAGCTATGTTGAGTAGGTTAAACCTTATTGGGATTGTCGCTAACGGGGTAGCTAACTCTGGTAGTACATATGTGCAGTACGCTAAGGAATATCGATTTGCGCTGCAACAAGCGGTGGAGAAGTAG